One genomic window of Nakamurella panacisegetis includes the following:
- a CDS encoding NUDIX hydrolase, protein MAQSPARAPRRRRADETSAGGLVVRTEGGVSAGALIGRLDRRGRLRWSLPKGHVEAGETTEEAAIREVAEETGISGRITARLGSVEYTFTAEGRRIHKRVHHFLMEAVAGELSDADVEVTEVAWVPMDQMPVRLAYAGERRLAERAAQLLADSA, encoded by the coding sequence ATGGCCCAATCCCCTGCGCGCGCTCCCCGGCGGCGCAGGGCCGACGAAACATCGGCCGGCGGGCTGGTCGTGCGCACGGAGGGCGGAGTGTCCGCCGGGGCTCTGATCGGCCGGCTCGACCGACGCGGGCGCCTCCGCTGGTCGCTCCCCAAGGGTCACGTCGAGGCCGGCGAGACCACCGAGGAGGCCGCCATCCGGGAGGTGGCCGAGGAGACCGGGATCTCCGGTCGGATCACCGCCCGCCTCGGAAGCGTCGAGTACACGTTCACGGCCGAGGGGCGGCGCATCCACAAGCGGGTCCACCACTTTCTGATGGAGGCGGTTGCCGGCGAACTGTCCGACGCCGACGTCGAGGTCACCGAGGTGGCCTGGGTGCCGATGGACCAGATGCCGGTCCGGCTGGCCTACGCCGGTGAGCGCCGGCTGGCCGAGCGCGCCGCCCAATTGCTCGCCGACAGCGCGTGA
- the sigM gene encoding RNA polymerase sigma factor SigM, with product MDSGRSDVELLGAHVAGDPNAFGELVSRHRDRMWAVALRTLRDPEEAADAVQDAFISAFRAADRFRAESQVTTWLHRIVVNACLDRIRRRQVRPTVPLPEEGPGEPAVQGDAYADRELAMDIEQALGTLPEDQRAAIVLVDVEGYSVADAASALGVAEGTIKSRCARGRAKLAVLLGHLRNRTEPDRVRSSDGGLRPPDVRGIAAGPGTGGHPPTTAGGSEKT from the coding sequence CTGGATTCCGGACGCAGCGACGTCGAGCTGCTGGGCGCGCACGTGGCCGGTGATCCGAACGCGTTCGGTGAGCTGGTGTCCCGGCACCGGGACCGCATGTGGGCGGTCGCGCTGCGGACCCTGCGCGACCCGGAGGAGGCGGCCGATGCCGTCCAGGACGCCTTCATCTCCGCGTTCCGGGCCGCCGACCGGTTCCGCGCCGAATCACAGGTCACCACCTGGCTCCACCGCATCGTGGTGAACGCCTGCCTCGATCGAATCCGGCGGCGGCAGGTCCGGCCGACGGTTCCGCTGCCCGAAGAGGGTCCCGGCGAGCCGGCCGTCCAGGGCGACGCCTACGCCGACCGCGAGCTGGCCATGGACATCGAGCAGGCACTCGGCACGTTGCCCGAGGACCAACGGGCCGCGATCGTGCTGGTCGATGTCGAGGGTTACTCGGTGGCCGATGCGGCGAGCGCCCTCGGGGTCGCCGAGGGCACGATCAAGAGCCGCTGTGCCCGAGGCCGGGCAAAATTGGCCGTACTTCTCGGGCACCTGCGGAACCGGACCGAACCGGACCGCGTCAGATCCTCCGATGGTGGCCTCCGCCCGCCCGATGTGCGGGGGATCGCCGCCGGTCCCGGGACCGGCGGTCATCCGCCCACCACAGCGGGAGGGAGTGAGAAGACATGA
- a CDS encoding DUF6049 family protein: MRGTEGIGRRARRSRAGAVLLALFLGLALPLSGVAEAASPGPGPGPGPGTTVATHQPGDDDRIPANAAPARGAAKAISVTGSPSPSATPGSTVSYLTSTISSISPTVVTATSVNLLTVVGTVTNTWSKKIYDVKYQFRRNNALATVKDIKTEISTPATPGGIGPASWTRLGPTAIAPTTAVDLGPGESLTFVAAVELSSPTGLAIGSAGVYPVSLQIDGDIGQNGNVDYVTVGSMHLLTTVLAVPGVTTGAGSTTANGAGSASLTPNRLNMLWPLVDTPHVGVQGVFLDDDLARLVSPGGRLYKVLAELGRTDVGSGSTTVVVDPELLDELSQMSKGYLVAKTKGAAQPALTAAVTESATSTSVPASAIAGGTAADSSRATATTTTRGAATSASARTEPLRATSGGSSTASTTSASSAGRVTTTTTNTTPTTTTPSLPIQTATVPGTGQAAATTFLATLRAAVANRQVLVLPYSNPDAVAMVRAGLTSQLSGLITKGRTVAAKVLGLGAAVASGPGLVTTMTAPEDGYVDQATLDFMSANGMTGAVLTPRTLEYSGDAAGAVSIGMTGGTRTVRAAVTDADLLTEVNDLVAKGTTAGLPVRLTTLAALLTGAAQDGTGTPIVIWPTDRWSPNAAGVQVLAGLLRTLAGGNVVAGTSLPAIAAASTTRATVSYPDSAGRAELDPGYVARWSQVEAGLSSLSKSLSKAKGLDTPDPSAQLSPLVTALTPLLSSSLRDGAGVSSQVLDTAGATIGSLRAAVQITGTDATTYTLAAATSPLLLTVRNDTPYVVRIRVRVQGKNVGMTTTDPGVLSVAAGRSQQFRIESKVVKAGKFPVEAQLIAADGSAWGPPKTITVQSSAYGTLTLIIIAVAGGALFLMVVIRLFGRIRGRNRDVDGRPGNLRPGQTSTDDPVGPTPVDDQPADQSSTDNSATGENQR, translated from the coding sequence GTGAGGGGCACCGAAGGCATCGGTAGGCGGGCACGGAGGTCACGGGCCGGGGCCGTACTGCTGGCCCTGTTCCTGGGCTTGGCCCTCCCGCTGTCGGGAGTCGCCGAAGCCGCCTCGCCCGGGCCCGGGCCCGGGCCCGGGCCCGGCACGACGGTGGCCACCCACCAGCCGGGCGATGACGACCGGATTCCGGCCAATGCCGCGCCCGCGCGGGGCGCCGCCAAGGCGATCTCCGTGACCGGTTCCCCGTCGCCCTCGGCGACCCCGGGCTCGACCGTCTCGTACCTGACCTCGACGATCAGCAGTATTTCCCCGACGGTCGTCACGGCCACGTCGGTGAACCTGCTCACCGTGGTCGGGACCGTCACCAACACCTGGAGCAAGAAGATCTACGACGTGAAGTACCAGTTCCGACGGAACAATGCACTGGCCACGGTGAAGGACATCAAGACCGAGATCAGCACCCCGGCCACTCCGGGCGGCATCGGCCCGGCGAGCTGGACCCGGCTCGGCCCGACGGCCATCGCGCCGACCACAGCGGTCGATCTGGGTCCGGGCGAGTCCTTGACGTTCGTCGCGGCCGTTGAACTGAGTTCCCCCACCGGTCTGGCCATCGGCTCCGCCGGTGTGTATCCGGTCTCCCTGCAGATCGACGGCGACATCGGGCAGAACGGCAATGTCGACTACGTCACGGTCGGGTCGATGCACCTGCTGACCACGGTGCTGGCCGTGCCGGGAGTGACGACCGGAGCCGGAAGTACGACCGCCAACGGCGCCGGGTCGGCCTCCCTCACCCCGAACCGGTTGAACATGCTGTGGCCGCTGGTCGACACCCCGCACGTCGGGGTCCAGGGCGTGTTCCTGGACGACGACCTGGCCCGGCTCGTGTCCCCCGGTGGCCGGCTGTACAAGGTGCTCGCTGAACTCGGGCGGACCGATGTCGGCTCCGGCTCGACCACCGTGGTGGTCGACCCGGAACTGCTCGACGAACTCAGCCAGATGTCGAAGGGTTATCTGGTGGCCAAGACCAAGGGCGCGGCCCAACCGGCCCTGACCGCCGCCGTCACGGAGTCCGCGACCTCCACCTCGGTCCCGGCCTCGGCCATCGCCGGCGGGACCGCGGCCGATTCGTCACGCGCAACCGCGACGACCACCACCCGAGGAGCCGCGACCTCGGCGTCAGCCCGGACCGAGCCGCTGCGGGCGACCTCCGGAGGGTCCAGTACGGCATCGACCACGTCGGCGTCGTCCGCCGGCCGGGTCACCACGACGACCACGAACACCACGCCGACGACCACCACGCCGTCCCTGCCGATCCAGACCGCCACCGTCCCGGGCACCGGCCAGGCCGCGGCGACGACGTTCCTGGCCACGCTCCGGGCGGCCGTGGCGAATCGGCAGGTCCTGGTGCTCCCCTACTCCAACCCGGACGCCGTCGCCATGGTGCGCGCCGGCCTCACCAGCCAGCTGTCGGGATTGATCACCAAGGGGCGGACCGTCGCGGCCAAGGTGCTCGGTCTCGGCGCCGCCGTCGCCAGCGGACCGGGTCTGGTCACCACCATGACGGCCCCGGAGGACGGCTACGTCGACCAGGCCACCCTGGACTTCATGTCGGCCAACGGTATGACCGGTGCGGTCCTGACCCCGCGGACCCTTGAGTATTCCGGCGATGCCGCGGGCGCCGTGTCGATCGGGATGACCGGCGGCACGCGCACGGTACGAGCCGCCGTCACCGACGCCGACCTCCTGACCGAGGTCAACGACCTGGTGGCCAAGGGAACAACGGCCGGTCTCCCGGTCCGCCTGACCACCCTGGCCGCTCTGCTGACCGGTGCCGCCCAGGACGGAACGGGCACCCCGATCGTGATCTGGCCGACTGACCGCTGGAGCCCGAACGCCGCGGGCGTGCAGGTTCTCGCCGGGCTGCTCCGGACCCTGGCCGGCGGGAACGTCGTCGCCGGCACCTCGCTGCCGGCCATCGCCGCCGCGTCGACCACCCGGGCCACCGTGAGCTATCCGGACTCGGCCGGGCGGGCCGAACTGGATCCCGGCTATGTGGCTCGCTGGTCCCAGGTCGAAGCCGGCCTGTCGAGCCTGTCCAAGTCGCTCAGCAAAGCCAAGGGACTGGACACGCCCGACCCGTCGGCCCAGCTGTCTCCGCTGGTCACCGCCCTGACGCCACTGTTGTCGTCGTCGCTGCGCGACGGCGCCGGGGTGAGCTCCCAGGTGCTGGATACGGCGGGCGCGACTATCGGGAGCCTGCGGGCCGCGGTCCAGATAACCGGGACCGACGCGACCACCTACACGCTTGCCGCGGCCACGTCACCTCTGCTGCTGACCGTCCGCAACGACACCCCGTACGTCGTCCGTATCCGGGTGCGGGTGCAGGGCAAGAACGTCGGGATGACCACGACCGACCCCGGCGTCCTCAGCGTCGCCGCCGGCCGGTCGCAGCAGTTCCGCATCGAGAGCAAGGTCGTGAAAGCCGGCAAGTTCCCGGTCGAGGCCCAGCTGATCGCGGCCGACGGGTCCGCCTGGGGTCCCCCGAAAACCATCACCGTCCAGTCCTCGGCCTACGGCACGTTGACCCTGATCATCATCGCAGTGGCCGGCGGGGCCTTGTTCCTGATGGTCGTCATCCGGCTGTTCGGCCGGATCCGCGGCCGGAATCGCGATGTCGACGGCCGGCCGGGCAACCTCCGGCCCGGTCAGACGTCAACCGACGATCCGGTCGGCCCGACTCCGGTCGACGACCAGCCGGCCGACCAGAGCAGCACCGACAACAGCGCCACCGGGGAGAACCAACGATGA
- a CDS encoding N-acetylmuramoyl-L-alanine amidase — MLLRRGDRGQAVAAVQHALASLQKLAPADPAADPTQALFDGATDAAIRQFQQERGLIVDGIVGPVTVRSLTDARWTLGDRTLAYTLSAVMSGDDVTALQVRLAELGYNTGRPDGIFGPLTDACVRDFQKHRGLAEDGVFGADTYRELNRIGRMVTGGRPFYLREYQNLRQAGPRLHGKRIVIDPAHGGEDPGWTVEGVQASDLTWDIARRLESRMVATGMETFLTRGAHQNPTPEERAHLANEVNADLMLSLHIDGSTSSLATGIATFHFGTDSGATSTVGETLAELVQRELVARTQMTDCRVHHRTWDILRLTKMPAIQVELGYLSNEAERTRLVRDEFRNTLADGILVAVKRLYMDGRDDPHTGTFTFSELLAHEKAAYGV, encoded by the coding sequence ATGCTGTTGCGACGTGGCGACCGGGGGCAGGCGGTCGCAGCTGTCCAGCATGCATTGGCATCACTGCAGAAGCTCGCACCCGCCGATCCGGCCGCCGACCCGACGCAGGCTCTGTTCGACGGAGCCACCGACGCGGCCATCCGGCAGTTCCAGCAGGAGCGCGGTCTGATCGTCGACGGCATCGTCGGCCCGGTGACCGTCCGGTCCCTCACCGATGCCCGCTGGACGCTCGGCGACCGCACCCTGGCCTACACCTTGTCCGCCGTGATGAGTGGCGACGACGTCACGGCACTGCAGGTGCGGCTGGCTGAGCTCGGCTACAACACCGGGCGCCCGGACGGGATCTTCGGGCCCCTCACCGACGCGTGCGTGCGCGACTTCCAGAAGCACCGCGGTCTGGCCGAGGACGGGGTCTTCGGCGCTGACACCTACCGGGAGCTCAACCGCATCGGTCGGATGGTCACCGGTGGCCGTCCGTTCTACCTGCGGGAGTACCAGAACCTGCGCCAGGCGGGTCCGCGTCTCCACGGGAAGCGCATCGTCATCGATCCGGCCCATGGCGGCGAGGACCCCGGCTGGACGGTCGAGGGAGTACAGGCCTCCGATCTGACCTGGGACATCGCACGCCGCCTGGAGAGTCGCATGGTGGCCACCGGGATGGAGACCTTCCTGACCCGCGGCGCCCATCAGAACCCGACCCCGGAGGAACGGGCCCACCTGGCCAACGAGGTGAACGCCGACCTGATGCTGAGCCTGCACATCGACGGATCGACTTCGTCGCTGGCCACCGGGATCGCGACCTTCCACTTCGGTACCGACTCCGGTGCCACCTCCACCGTCGGAGAGACCCTGGCCGAGTTGGTGCAGCGCGAGCTCGTGGCCCGCACCCAGATGACGGATTGTCGAGTGCACCACCGGACGTGGGACATCCTCCGGCTCACCAAGATGCCCGCCATCCAGGTCGAACTGGGCTATCTGTCGAACGAGGCCGAACGCACCCGCCTGGTCCGTGACGAATTCCGCAACACTCTCGCCGATGGCATCTTGGTGGCGGTCAAGCGGTTGTACATGGACGGCCGGGACGACCCGCACACCGGCACCTTCACGTTCTCCGAACTGCTGGCGCACGAGAAGGCGGCCTACGGCGTCTGA
- the trxB gene encoding thioredoxin-disulfide reductase yields the protein MSDVAVPTTATAPAEVIHDVIVIGSGPAGYTAALYLARADLKPLVFEGFSYGGALMTTTEVENFPGFAEGIMGPELMGKMREQAERFGADLRGSDVEAVDLAGPIKTVTVDGEVFRAHAVVLATGSAARYLGLPDEQRLIGRGVSACATCDGFFFRDQDIVVVGGGDSAMEEATFLTKFARTVTIVHRREDFRASPIMLDRARANPKIKWALNAAVTAVHGDTKVSGVTLTDTRTGATSELAVTGLFVAIGHDPRSDLFRGVVDLDAEGYVLTGGDIGAGRSTMTSLAGVFACGDLVDHTYRQAITAAGSGCSAALDAQHFLSTHHLAAVSDPEPVAAGV from the coding sequence GTGTCTGACGTAGCTGTCCCCACCACTGCCACCGCCCCCGCCGAGGTGATCCACGACGTCATCGTCATCGGTTCGGGTCCGGCGGGCTACACCGCGGCGCTCTATCTCGCCCGAGCCGACCTGAAGCCGCTGGTCTTCGAGGGGTTCTCCTACGGCGGCGCCTTGATGACGACCACCGAGGTGGAGAACTTCCCCGGTTTCGCCGAAGGCATCATGGGTCCTGAGCTGATGGGCAAGATGCGGGAGCAGGCCGAACGCTTCGGCGCGGACCTGCGCGGATCCGACGTCGAGGCGGTCGACCTGGCCGGCCCGATCAAGACGGTGACCGTCGACGGCGAGGTGTTCCGGGCTCATGCCGTGGTGCTGGCCACCGGTTCCGCCGCGCGCTATCTCGGTCTGCCCGACGAGCAGCGCCTGATCGGCCGTGGCGTCTCCGCCTGCGCCACCTGCGACGGCTTCTTCTTCCGTGACCAGGACATCGTGGTGGTCGGCGGTGGCGACTCGGCGATGGAGGAAGCGACCTTCCTGACCAAGTTCGCCCGTACCGTGACGATCGTGCACCGGCGCGAGGACTTCCGGGCCAGCCCGATCATGTTGGACCGGGCCCGGGCCAACCCGAAGATCAAGTGGGCGCTGAATGCCGCCGTCACCGCGGTGCACGGCGATACCAAGGTCTCCGGCGTGACGCTCACCGACACCCGCACCGGCGCGACGTCGGAGCTGGCCGTCACCGGCCTGTTCGTGGCCATCGGGCACGACCCGCGGTCGGACCTGTTCCGGGGGGTCGTCGACCTGGACGCCGAGGGTTACGTGCTGACCGGAGGCGACATCGGCGCCGGCCGTTCCACGATGACCAGCCTGGCCGGCGTCTTCGCCTGCGGCGATCTGGTCGACCACACCTACCGTCAGGCGATCACCGCCGCCGGCTCGGGCTGTTCGGCCGCGCTGGACGCCCAGCATTTCCTGTCAACGCACCACCTGGCCGCTGTGTCCGATCCGGAACCGGTCGCCGCCGGCGTCTGA
- the trxA gene encoding thioredoxin, with translation MATVKVTDASFTADVLQSDKPVIVDFWAEWCGPCRMIAPILEEISAKHGDKVTVAKLDIDANPEIAQQYQILSIPTMLVFQGGKPVKQVVGAKPKAALLAEFKDILA, from the coding sequence ATGGCCACCGTCAAGGTCACCGACGCCAGCTTCACCGCCGACGTCCTGCAGTCGGACAAGCCCGTCATCGTCGACTTCTGGGCCGAGTGGTGTGGCCCGTGCCGAATGATCGCCCCGATCCTCGAGGAGATCTCGGCCAAGCACGGCGACAAGGTCACCGTGGCCAAGCTGGACATCGACGCCAACCCGGAGATCGCTCAGCAGTACCAGATCCTCTCCATCCCGACGATGCTGGTGTTCCAGGGCGGCAAGCCGGTCAAGCAGGTCGTCGGAGCCAAGCCGAAGGCGGCCCTGCTGGCCGAATTCAAGGACATCCTGGCCTGA
- the murJ gene encoding murein biosynthesis integral membrane protein MurJ: MTGPSRPGPPGPPTPPDTPRAADEKAATPDPPEWFQKVQQQQVERERIERARVERERAQRAQAQLAQAQRAQLEREQAQRQAMARANSTRYGAALGREVRGPVRQNETPWIGAPPGAMFPAAEDATMLIQRITDEAVPRDVREAATVMHYPAEIGPRTGEPAEPPTQKLDRNAASGMKTASTAGVVRAGALMAIATVVSRVTGLLSKIAILAILGVNFTSTAYTVANTLPNIVFELLIGGVLTSVAIPLLTRAQRSDPDGGLEYTQRLLTIAIVGLAGATVVAVACAPLLTRLYVHSGSAQLTGLTTDLSRFLLPQMFFYGLAALFGAILNTKERFTANAWAPVLNNVVVIGVAVVLWLANFQKGQMTSAEMLILGIGTTLGIVLQAVVMIPALRRSGFHFKWRWGWDRRLTEAGGLVGWAIVYVLISQVGVVVTTNVAVKHNAGGPTTFSYASLLFQMPYGILGVAVLTAIMPRLSRHAAAGQMDDVKKDVSLANRLSAVALFPVSAAFVVLGAPVAVALFNWRSVKLDDAQQMGLTLAAMAIGLVPLAMTLVQMRVFYAMKDGRTPTLINAIMVAVRVPLLLASSLLSPKWAIPGLAMATAVSYIVGAVVGEIWLRARFGRMGTTRTLRTIGKMLVSSVIGGAAAYLVVDATIGITPKNVGNAIVIVVLGGVVGLLTIAVMTTLLRVDELAPVRNRVLRLLGRPPSGSGPDPRSGGPSAAVTAVSPGAMAGSARPMARMPGRPAGPTSQSPSGSMREQVTERVTQAGAGGPRDTPDEPTSVVPTPVPTVAPGHDRTVNLGGTSQPPRPPVTLAPGATVGGRYRLVSLVAVDDAGNRFWRAKDTVLPRDMAVTLLPDTNATSATVARTLRVGRLHHIGLPQTLDVGTEQGQSYVVGQWVDGATLTDLLAGGPLEPDVATSITAKVSEAVAEAHRNGIALGAINPSLVRVNFDGQVRLSHVIAHGNATPDQDIRAVGGLLYLMLTGTWPIPADPTGTSGDADGTVRLGPAAPIHLPPAPTRLGREVPAAEVRSTVPEALSALAERALHPDDPAGIHAVGAIAALLRQPEAGSPAPVAPAAEPPRSALNPAERRLVKERRVKLGIASLMIAAFSALIIIIVASLTKQLATSIAGPTVTNVQKLTSAPTTSATKTAGTKASTKAGRPAATSGTKTGSSSTSPSPSTSAAGVVQVITSATAWDPEGSPPHESSNRAPFVYDKNPQTFWDTFQYNQQFPTVKHGVGLVLQFGSAITPTSVTVTSDTPSTTIEIRSTTSPTAAYTDTKALGQGTISSGSNAAPGSVTINLTGAPKSQYLAVYVTQLAPDGGKFRSDINEVSVSGTP, from the coding sequence ATGACCGGACCATCTCGGCCCGGTCCTCCCGGGCCGCCCACACCGCCGGACACGCCACGGGCCGCCGACGAGAAGGCCGCGACCCCGGATCCGCCCGAATGGTTCCAGAAGGTCCAGCAGCAGCAGGTGGAGCGCGAGCGGATCGAACGAGCCCGCGTCGAGCGCGAGCGGGCACAGCGGGCGCAGGCCCAGCTGGCGCAGGCCCAGCGGGCGCAGCTCGAACGGGAGCAAGCCCAGCGGCAGGCGATGGCCAGGGCCAACAGCACCCGGTACGGGGCGGCCCTTGGCCGCGAGGTACGCGGACCGGTGCGACAGAACGAAACGCCCTGGATCGGGGCCCCTCCCGGGGCGATGTTCCCGGCCGCCGAAGACGCCACCATGCTGATCCAGCGGATCACCGACGAGGCCGTCCCCCGCGACGTCCGCGAAGCGGCGACCGTCATGCACTACCCGGCCGAGATCGGTCCGCGGACCGGTGAACCGGCCGAGCCGCCGACCCAGAAGCTGGATCGCAACGCCGCGTCCGGGATGAAGACGGCCAGCACCGCCGGCGTGGTCCGGGCCGGGGCCCTCATGGCCATCGCCACCGTGGTCAGCCGGGTCACCGGACTGTTGTCCAAGATCGCGATCCTGGCCATCCTGGGCGTCAACTTCACCAGTACCGCGTACACCGTGGCCAACACCCTGCCCAACATCGTCTTCGAGCTGCTGATCGGCGGGGTGCTCACCTCGGTCGCCATCCCGCTGCTGACCCGGGCCCAGCGCAGCGACCCGGACGGCGGACTGGAGTACACCCAGCGCCTGCTGACCATCGCCATCGTCGGCCTGGCCGGCGCGACCGTGGTGGCGGTGGCGTGCGCCCCCTTGCTCACCCGTCTGTACGTGCACTCTGGTTCCGCGCAACTGACCGGTCTGACCACCGACCTGAGCCGGTTCTTGCTGCCGCAGATGTTCTTCTACGGTCTGGCCGCGCTGTTCGGGGCCATCCTGAACACCAAGGAACGGTTCACCGCGAACGCCTGGGCCCCCGTCCTCAACAACGTGGTCGTCATCGGCGTCGCGGTCGTCCTGTGGCTGGCCAACTTCCAAAAGGGTCAGATGACGAGCGCCGAGATGCTGATCCTGGGCATCGGGACCACGCTCGGTATCGTCCTGCAGGCCGTCGTGATGATCCCCGCGCTGCGGCGGTCCGGTTTCCACTTCAAGTGGCGGTGGGGCTGGGACCGGCGGCTGACCGAGGCCGGCGGTCTGGTCGGGTGGGCGATCGTCTACGTGCTGATCTCGCAGGTCGGCGTCGTCGTCACGACGAACGTGGCCGTCAAGCACAACGCCGGCGGCCCGACCACCTTCAGCTACGCCTCGCTGCTGTTCCAGATGCCGTACGGGATCCTGGGCGTTGCCGTGCTGACCGCCATCATGCCGCGACTGTCCCGCCACGCCGCCGCCGGTCAGATGGACGACGTGAAGAAGGACGTCTCCCTGGCCAACCGCCTGTCGGCGGTCGCCCTGTTCCCGGTGTCCGCCGCGTTCGTGGTGCTCGGGGCGCCCGTCGCGGTCGCCCTGTTCAACTGGCGCAGCGTCAAACTGGACGACGCCCAGCAAATGGGTCTGACGCTGGCCGCGATGGCCATCGGTCTGGTGCCGCTGGCCATGACGCTGGTCCAGATGCGGGTCTTCTACGCCATGAAGGACGGGCGGACGCCCACCTTGATCAACGCGATCATGGTCGCCGTTCGGGTGCCGTTGCTGCTGGCCAGCAGCCTGCTTTCCCCCAAGTGGGCGATCCCCGGCCTGGCCATGGCCACGGCCGTGTCCTACATCGTCGGCGCGGTGGTCGGCGAGATCTGGCTGCGCGCGCGCTTCGGGCGGATGGGCACCACCAGGACCCTTCGGACGATCGGCAAGATGCTCGTGTCGTCCGTGATCGGCGGCGCCGCCGCCTACCTGGTGGTCGACGCCACGATCGGCATCACCCCCAAGAACGTGGGCAACGCCATCGTGATCGTGGTGCTCGGCGGGGTGGTCGGTCTGCTGACCATCGCCGTCATGACAACGCTGCTGCGCGTGGACGAGCTGGCCCCGGTCCGCAACCGCGTGCTGCGGCTGCTCGGCCGCCCGCCATCCGGGAGCGGACCCGACCCCCGCTCGGGCGGGCCTTCGGCCGCCGTCACGGCCGTTTCACCGGGGGCAATGGCAGGATCGGCACGACCCATGGCACGCATGCCCGGCCGACCGGCCGGGCCAACCAGCCAATCACCTTCCGGATCGATGAGAGAGCAGGTCACCGAGCGCGTGACGCAGGCAGGCGCGGGCGGTCCCCGCGATACCCCCGACGAACCGACATCGGTCGTGCCCACTCCCGTTCCGACGGTCGCTCCCGGCCATGACCGCACGGTCAACCTGGGGGGCACCTCGCAGCCGCCGAGGCCGCCGGTCACCCTGGCGCCCGGCGCCACCGTGGGCGGCCGCTACCGCCTGGTCAGCCTGGTCGCGGTCGACGACGCCGGAAACCGCTTCTGGCGGGCCAAGGACACGGTGCTGCCGCGCGACATGGCGGTGACCCTGCTCCCCGACACCAACGCCACCTCGGCCACCGTCGCCCGGACCCTGCGGGTCGGGCGCCTGCACCACATCGGCCTTCCGCAGACCCTGGACGTCGGCACCGAGCAGGGACAGTCCTACGTGGTGGGGCAATGGGTGGACGGTGCCACGCTGACCGATCTGCTCGCCGGCGGACCGCTGGAGCCGGACGTGGCCACGTCGATCACGGCGAAGGTGTCCGAAGCGGTGGCCGAAGCGCACCGCAACGGCATCGCCCTTGGCGCGATCAATCCATCGCTCGTGCGGGTGAACTTCGACGGCCAGGTCCGGCTGTCGCACGTCATCGCGCACGGGAACGCCACGCCCGACCAGGACATCCGCGCGGTCGGCGGACTGCTGTACCTGATGCTGACCGGCACCTGGCCGATCCCGGCCGACCCGACGGGCACCTCCGGCGACGCCGACGGCACAGTGCGACTGGGCCCGGCCGCGCCGATCCATCTCCCTCCGGCACCGACCCGGCTCGGACGAGAGGTACCGGCCGCCGAGGTGCGTTCGACGGTGCCGGAGGCCCTGTCCGCGTTGGCCGAGCGTGCGTTGCACCCGGACGACCCGGCGGGCATCCACGCGGTGGGGGCGATCGCCGCCCTGTTGCGGCAGCCGGAGGCCGGCTCTCCCGCGCCGGTGGCGCCGGCCGCGGAACCGCCCCGATCAGCCCTGAACCCGGCCGAACGACGGCTGGTGAAGGAGCGGCGGGTCAAGCTGGGGATCGCCAGCCTGATGATCGCCGCGTTCTCGGCTCTCATCATCATCATCGTGGCCAGTCTGACCAAGCAGTTGGCGACCAGCATCGCCGGGCCGACCGTGACGAACGTGCAGAAGCTGACCTCGGCTCCGACCACCTCCGCGACCAAGACGGCCGGGACGAAGGCCTCGACCAAGGCCGGTCGTCCGGCCGCGACATCGGGGACGAAGACGGGCTCCAGCAGCACATCGCCCAGTCCCTCGACGTCGGCGGCCGGGGTCGTCCAGGTGATCACCTCGGCCACCGCCTGGGACCCGGAAGGATCTCCGCCCCACGAGAGCAGCAACCGCGCGCCTTTCGTGTACGACAAGAACCCGCAGACCTTCTGGGACACCTTCCAGTACAACCAGCAGTTCCCGACGGTGAAGCACGGCGTCGGACTGGTGCTGCAGTTCGGGTCGGCCATCACCCCGACCTCGGTGACCGTCACCTCGGACACTCCGAGCACCACCATCGAGATCCGGTCAACGACCAGCCCGACCGCGGCCTACACGGACACGAAGGCGTTGGGCCAGGGCACGATCAGCAGCGGAAGCAACGCCGCGCCGGGTTCGGTGACCATCAATCTGACCGGTGCGCCGAAATCGCAGTACCTCGCCGTCTACGTGACCCAGCTCGCCCCCGACGGCGGCAAGTTCCGATCGGACATCAACGAGGTATCGGTCTCCGGTACTCCGTGA